A single Anatilimnocola floriformis DNA region contains:
- a CDS encoding MFS transporter, whose product MERLSFDSSDGRSARWKWSICGLLFLATMIMYMDRQTLSLMSKPIKTEFQLTHEQYGTLEWGFGLAFAAGAIINGLLADRVSVRWLYPLMLLGWSSAGVATVWSQQIGDALLPIVGSQHAWLGMNSESNAAGYLGLFFCRVVLGYFEAGHWPCALITTQRLLTGPDRLLGNSILQSGASVGSIITPLAVMAMRTNEESSWRQPFIVIGIVGMSWVIPWLFFIREADLKLPAESPLKKNGSRPALWTWSVLRKIIVLMSIVVAINMTWQYLRAWMPLLLQEEHKYSENFMFWFMMAFYLVADLGCLAAGGAVKWLTGERFSLNRARLLVFTVCTLLAMYTAVAANLPHGALLLYTFLLIGCGTLGLFPVYYSLAQELSTRRQGLVTGLFGATTWIITSYMQKYVGKSIDVTHSFATGLFWAGQVPLIGCLALGLLWPNDERSSKK is encoded by the coding sequence ATGGAGCGGCTGAGTTTCGATAGCAGCGACGGTCGATCGGCGAGATGGAAGTGGTCCATCTGCGGCTTGCTCTTTCTGGCCACCATGATCATGTACATGGACCGCCAAACGCTGTCGCTCATGTCGAAGCCCATCAAGACCGAGTTTCAACTCACGCACGAACAGTACGGCACACTCGAGTGGGGCTTCGGCCTGGCGTTCGCAGCCGGTGCGATCATCAACGGCTTGCTCGCCGACCGCGTGAGCGTTCGCTGGCTGTATCCGCTGATGTTGCTCGGCTGGTCTTCGGCCGGTGTCGCTACGGTGTGGAGCCAGCAGATCGGCGACGCGCTGTTGCCCATCGTTGGTTCACAGCATGCGTGGCTAGGGATGAACAGCGAATCAAACGCCGCCGGTTATCTCGGGCTCTTTTTCTGCCGGGTGGTGCTCGGTTATTTCGAAGCGGGGCATTGGCCTTGCGCGCTGATCACCACGCAGCGACTACTCACCGGCCCGGATCGTTTGCTCGGCAACAGCATTCTGCAAAGTGGCGCTTCGGTTGGTTCCATCATCACGCCGCTCGCGGTGATGGCGATGCGCACGAATGAAGAGAGCAGTTGGCGACAGCCGTTTATTGTCATCGGCATTGTGGGAATGAGTTGGGTGATTCCCTGGCTGTTTTTCATTCGTGAAGCCGATTTGAAACTGCCGGCGGAATCGCCGTTGAAAAAGAACGGGAGCAGGCCGGCATTATGGACGTGGTCCGTGCTGCGGAAAATTATCGTTCTGATGTCGATCGTCGTCGCCATCAACATGACCTGGCAGTATCTGCGGGCGTGGATGCCGCTGCTGCTGCAGGAGGAACATAAATACTCGGAGAACTTTATGTTCTGGTTCATGATGGCCTTTTATTTGGTTGCCGACCTCGGTTGTCTCGCGGCGGGAGGCGCCGTGAAGTGGTTGACCGGTGAACGTTTCTCACTCAATCGCGCCAGGCTGCTAGTGTTCACGGTCTGCACGCTGCTCGCCATGTACACAGCAGTGGCGGCGAACCTGCCGCACGGTGCGTTGCTCCTCTACACGTTCCTGCTCATCGGCTGCGGCACACTCGGGCTATTTCCGGTTTATTATTCGCTCGCGCAGGAACTGTCCACTCGGCGACAAGGCCTCGTAACGGGCCTGTTTGGCGCGACGACCTGGATCATCACGTCGTACATGCAAAAATACGTCGGCAAGAGTATCGACGTGACCCACTCGTTCGCGACGGGGCTCTTCTGGGCCGGGCAAGTGCCGCTCATCGGTTGCCTGGCGCTGGGACTGCTTTGGCCGAACGACGAACGGAGTAGTAAGAAATGA
- a CDS encoding glycosyltransferase: MEWAQIWPVVQWILLIHSVAAACLSLAVAVVLSHSDRSIKRLADAPLPQGEALPRISLIAAAKDEERNIEQAVRSLVAIDYPELQITLVNDRSRDRTGEILARLAAEFPQLNVVTVTELPAGWLGKNHALQLGAEHSRGEWLLFTDADIIFERSALRRAIGYALEHQIDHLASTPDVQMKSWLLHAFVVTFSIYFTLFVKPWRVRDPRRPEHIGIGAFNLIRADVYQKIGRHEPIRMRPDDDLKLGKIVKKNGFRQDVVYGVGMIAVEWYSSLREVIVGLEKNAFSGVDYRVGLTIFSSLFSLAFNVWPYLAVWIVPGPARWLYLTAVILQLFTAAGFARSMRLPLTTALAFPLTVALFTYIQWRSMFLTYYRNGIRWRDTHYSLAELRANRV; encoded by the coding sequence ATGGAATGGGCCCAGATTTGGCCAGTCGTGCAATGGATTCTGCTGATTCACTCGGTGGCAGCCGCCTGCCTGTCGTTGGCCGTGGCAGTCGTTCTTTCGCACTCCGATCGATCGATCAAGCGACTGGCCGACGCGCCGTTGCCACAGGGTGAAGCGCTGCCGCGGATCTCACTCATCGCGGCGGCCAAGGATGAAGAGCGGAACATCGAGCAGGCCGTCCGGTCGCTCGTGGCTATCGATTATCCCGAGTTGCAGATTACGCTCGTCAACGATCGCTCGCGCGATCGAACCGGCGAGATCCTCGCGCGCCTGGCCGCGGAGTTTCCGCAGTTGAATGTGGTGACTGTCACGGAGCTGCCGGCCGGTTGGCTGGGGAAGAATCATGCGTTGCAACTCGGCGCCGAGCACTCGCGCGGCGAATGGCTTTTGTTCACCGATGCCGACATCATTTTCGAGCGATCTGCGCTGCGCCGCGCGATCGGTTACGCGCTTGAGCATCAGATCGATCATCTCGCCTCCACGCCCGACGTGCAGATGAAATCCTGGCTGTTGCATGCCTTCGTCGTGACGTTTTCGATTTACTTCACGCTGTTCGTCAAACCTTGGCGCGTACGTGATCCGCGCCGGCCCGAGCACATTGGCATCGGCGCGTTCAATCTCATTCGCGCCGATGTCTACCAAAAGATCGGCCGTCACGAACCGATCCGCATGCGGCCCGACGACGATCTGAAACTCGGCAAGATCGTGAAGAAAAACGGCTTTCGCCAGGATGTGGTCTACGGCGTGGGGATGATTGCGGTCGAGTGGTACTCGTCGCTGCGCGAAGTCATCGTTGGGCTAGAGAAGAACGCTTTCTCCGGCGTCGACTATCGCGTGGGACTCACTATTTTCTCGTCACTGTTCTCCCTCGCGTTCAACGTCTGGCCATACTTGGCCGTGTGGATCGTGCCGGGGCCGGCGCGCTGGCTGTACTTGACGGCAGTGATTCTGCAGTTGTTTACCGCAGCTGGTTTTGCCCGTTCCATGCGACTGCCGCTCACGACCGCGCTCGCCTTTCCGCTGACGGTCGCGCTCTTCACTTATATCCAATGGCGGTCGATGTTCCTCACCTACTACCGCAACGGCATCCGCTGGCGAGATACGCACTACTCGCTCGCCGAACTGCGGGCGAATCGAGTTTGA
- a CDS encoding amidohydrolase family protein, with product MRPAFTRRAFLAASAVLIAQRACVAEEKKAPAGDYVDMHTHLGQTWNTTQPLTAEELLRWMDAHRIAQAVVLPLVSPESSSYLVTPDFVLQQTAPFRDRLIPFCCVDPRTSYNGGAKGLLKMLEKYRDAGARGFGEHKPGVAIDDPKNMALYAACDELKWPLLFHLDNERNLDKPGLPGLAKAIGDHPNCQFIGHGPGWWASISGGTQQLDLGGYPKTKVAPGGAIDALMEKFPNLYGDLSAGSGAGAISRDLEFGREFLLRRQDRIMFGTDFLAPAQVVPQFELFEEKEKLKLPEEVAAKIFRTNARKLLGIA from the coding sequence ATGCGACCTGCTTTTACTCGCCGTGCGTTTCTCGCCGCCAGCGCGGTCCTCATCGCTCAGCGGGCTTGTGTTGCGGAAGAGAAAAAGGCCCCCGCCGGCGACTATGTCGATATGCATACGCATCTCGGCCAGACGTGGAACACCACGCAACCGCTGACCGCGGAGGAGTTGTTGCGGTGGATGGATGCCCATCGCATCGCGCAGGCGGTGGTCCTGCCGCTGGTGTCGCCGGAGTCGTCGAGCTATCTGGTGACTCCCGATTTTGTCTTGCAGCAAACAGCACCGTTTCGCGATCGGTTGATTCCCTTCTGCTGCGTCGACCCGCGCACCAGCTACAACGGCGGCGCGAAGGGACTGCTGAAGATGCTCGAAAAATACCGCGACGCCGGCGCGCGAGGTTTCGGCGAACACAAGCCCGGCGTGGCCATCGACGATCCGAAGAACATGGCGCTCTATGCCGCATGCGATGAACTGAAATGGCCGTTGCTGTTTCATCTCGACAACGAGCGCAACCTCGACAAGCCTGGACTCCCCGGTCTCGCGAAGGCGATTGGCGATCATCCGAACTGTCAGTTCATCGGCCATGGCCCTGGCTGGTGGGCATCAATTTCGGGCGGCACACAGCAACTCGATTTGGGTGGCTATCCGAAAACGAAAGTTGCCCCTGGCGGCGCCATTGATGCACTGATGGAGAAGTTTCCGAATCTCTACGGCGATCTTTCGGCGGGGAGCGGCGCCGGCGCGATCAGCCGCGATCTGGAGTTCGGTCGAGAGTTTTTGCTTCGTCGACAAGACCGCATCATGTTTGGCACCGACTTTCTCGCGCCGGCTCAAGTCGTGCCGCAGTTTGAATTGTTCGAAGAGAAAGAGAAGCTGAAACTGCCGGAAGAGGTCGCCGCGAAGATCTTCCGCACGAATGCTCGCAAGCTGCTAGGAATCGCCTGA
- a CDS encoding SMP-30/gluconolactonase/LRE family protein → MRRYLLSLLVCTCFATLLTAEEPTGELADKLKGVTFEQYSTAPGYSEGPTWRNGEVLFCSGALMRVDNKRELHKFLEINPAGTYLNGNEGHVLIADNKTKAILELQPNNEVHVLAELYDNQTLRGLNDLTVDAAGNIYWTDPEGSSLDKPIGNLYRLNKAGRVDLIAGGLAFPNGLEVDPASKFLYVIESQSKKILRYGLVADHRQLGKPEVFYDLGGSGGDGCAFDAAGNLWVTDFHRPETGKGRITVLSPEAKVLAYLPLPSKVVSNITFGGENRDEIFCTTGDPPGVFRAKVGVKGFAGHVARKHVPVRKLNVVSIDPKPDSGVVSKLDKLFAAAKIDGGKLNDNTIESAFEMVALIGNPGRQDEINKILPAWKKNVLQQASDRELLAEVKRLGGKVTSEVVAPDWLRSLAGDEALTTFSRIVEIDWNERTDGHKEPTPKKITDRVNDDTLKLLAGQDHLRSLQLSGTAVTSAGLVHLKDLKSLERLNVCLTNCTDEGFEQLAGLTNMKRMTVCASKITGSGFQHLGGMKQLESINLHSSPASDDGLAAIGKLPSLRRLEIVHTHVTDAGLAHLVSLEHLRQLHIHGPQTTEAALPFVGKLTRLYELDVYDRAASDATCAQIAKLPKLRKLMLVTGVFTDAGVRELASMTTLENVTLDSAHMTDASLEALAKLPNLRTLSLNRGKFSAEAKETFAKKLPEVVVKF, encoded by the coding sequence ATGCGTCGCTACCTGCTGAGTCTACTGGTCTGCACGTGTTTCGCGACTCTTCTCACCGCCGAGGAACCGACCGGTGAACTCGCTGACAAATTGAAGGGCGTGACCTTCGAGCAATACTCAACCGCGCCGGGTTACTCCGAAGGGCCGACGTGGCGGAACGGCGAAGTGTTGTTTTGCAGCGGCGCACTGATGCGGGTCGACAACAAACGCGAGCTGCACAAGTTTCTCGAGATCAATCCGGCCGGCACTTATCTGAACGGCAACGAAGGGCACGTGCTGATTGCCGACAATAAGACGAAGGCGATTCTCGAGCTGCAGCCGAATAACGAAGTACACGTGCTAGCCGAACTGTACGACAATCAAACGCTGCGTGGGTTGAACGATCTGACCGTCGATGCGGCCGGCAACATTTATTGGACCGATCCCGAGGGTTCGTCGCTCGATAAGCCGATCGGCAACCTCTATCGCCTGAACAAGGCGGGGCGCGTCGATCTGATCGCCGGCGGCTTGGCCTTTCCGAATGGCCTCGAGGTTGATCCGGCGAGCAAGTTTCTGTACGTGATCGAATCGCAGTCGAAGAAGATCCTCCGTTACGGGCTCGTCGCCGATCACCGGCAACTCGGCAAGCCCGAGGTCTTCTACGATCTCGGCGGCAGCGGCGGCGACGGTTGTGCTTTCGACGCAGCGGGCAATCTGTGGGTGACTGATTTTCATCGGCCAGAGACCGGGAAGGGACGGATCACGGTGCTCAGTCCGGAAGCCAAGGTACTCGCGTATCTGCCACTGCCGAGCAAGGTCGTCAGCAACATTACCTTTGGTGGCGAGAATCGCGATGAGATCTTCTGCACGACGGGCGATCCGCCGGGAGTATTTCGGGCGAAGGTCGGCGTGAAGGGATTTGCGGGGCATGTGGCGCGGAAGCATGTGCCGGTGCGGAAGCTGAATGTTGTATCGATCGACCCCAAGCCGGACAGCGGCGTGGTGAGCAAACTCGACAAGCTCTTTGCCGCCGCGAAAATTGATGGCGGAAAACTCAATGACAACACCATTGAGTCAGCCTTTGAGATGGTCGCGTTAATCGGCAATCCTGGACGCCAAGACGAAATCAACAAGATCCTGCCGGCTTGGAAGAAAAACGTGTTGCAGCAAGCCAGCGATCGCGAACTCTTGGCCGAAGTCAAACGCCTCGGCGGCAAAGTGACGAGCGAAGTCGTCGCACCAGATTGGCTTCGCAGTCTTGCCGGCGACGAAGCGTTAACGACCTTCAGCCGCATCGTCGAAATCGATTGGAACGAGCGCACTGACGGCCACAAAGAACCGACGCCGAAGAAGATCACGGATCGCGTGAACGACGACACGCTGAAGTTACTCGCCGGCCAGGATCATTTGCGTAGCCTGCAACTGTCGGGCACGGCGGTGACGAGCGCCGGCCTAGTTCATTTGAAAGATTTGAAAAGCCTCGAGCGCTTGAATGTTTGTCTGACCAACTGCACCGACGAAGGTTTTGAGCAGCTTGCCGGCCTGACGAACATGAAGCGGATGACGGTGTGTGCTTCGAAGATTACTGGCAGCGGCTTTCAGCACCTTGGCGGGATGAAGCAACTCGAATCGATCAATCTCCACTCCTCGCCCGCGAGCGACGACGGCCTAGCCGCGATCGGCAAGTTGCCGAGTTTGCGCCGGCTGGAAATTGTTCACACGCACGTGACGGACGCCGGCCTCGCGCACCTCGTGAGCTTGGAGCATCTCCGGCAGCTACACATTCACGGCCCGCAAACAACCGAAGCGGCGCTGCCGTTTGTTGGCAAGCTGACGAGGTTGTATGAGCTCGATGTTTATGACCGCGCGGCCAGCGATGCGACGTGTGCACAGATCGCCAAATTGCCGAAACTGCGAAAACTGATGCTCGTGACCGGCGTCTTCACCGATGCCGGGGTGAGGGAACTGGCGAGCATGACGACACTGGAGAACGTCACGCTCGATTCGGCACACATGACTGATGCGTCGCTAGAAGCGTTGGCGAAGTTGCCGAATTTGCGAACGTTGAGTTTGAATCGCGGGAAATTTTCGGCGGAAGCGAAGGAGACTTTTGCGAAAAAGTTGCCGGAGGTGGTGGTGAAGTTTTAG
- a CDS encoding HTTM domain-containing protein, producing MSNDGISLAQFWGKLSTSWTQFLNAPIDARRFALVRIGFALVILIYLAVLYPDLETWYGPTGLYPPDVDEAARLPQQWSVLRWLPTDPNEASEWMQNIFWIHIACTLMLLVGFCSRVNALIVYVLLVSWQHRNPLILDAEDSVFCLVGFFLLLMPSGRAWSVDRLLWNRNANETCPLAPAWPLRLLQLQMVVIFVSAALFKLGGTPWWDGSALSYVIRLDDTFGRFSIPAWPFEMPILVRLMTWTVVAVELFAPLLVWFRETRRWALLLIVLFHLSNEYAMCLFLFHWIMLVGWSTFLTSADFSALWNLLPRSGGSARARV from the coding sequence ATGAGTAACGACGGCATTTCGCTCGCGCAATTCTGGGGAAAGCTCTCCACCAGCTGGACGCAGTTCCTCAATGCGCCAATCGACGCGCGCCGCTTCGCGCTCGTCCGCATCGGCTTTGCGCTGGTGATTTTGATTTACCTGGCCGTGCTCTATCCCGATCTGGAAACCTGGTATGGCCCGACCGGGTTGTATCCGCCCGATGTGGATGAAGCAGCTCGACTGCCGCAGCAATGGTCCGTGCTTCGCTGGTTGCCAACCGATCCCAATGAAGCCAGCGAATGGATGCAAAACATCTTCTGGATCCACATCGCCTGCACGCTGATGTTGCTCGTGGGCTTTTGCTCGCGCGTGAACGCGCTGATCGTGTACGTACTCCTCGTCAGCTGGCAACACCGCAATCCGCTCATTCTCGATGCCGAGGATAGCGTGTTTTGCCTCGTCGGTTTTTTTCTGCTACTCATGCCGAGCGGCCGCGCTTGGTCGGTCGATCGCTTGCTCTGGAATCGCAACGCAAATGAAACCTGTCCTCTCGCGCCAGCTTGGCCGTTGCGGTTGTTGCAACTGCAGATGGTCGTGATCTTCGTCTCGGCAGCCCTCTTCAAACTGGGTGGTACGCCTTGGTGGGATGGGAGTGCGCTGTCGTATGTCATTCGCTTGGACGACACGTTCGGCCGCTTCAGCATCCCGGCCTGGCCGTTTGAAATGCCGATTCTCGTGCGCTTGATGACATGGACCGTTGTCGCCGTAGAACTCTTCGCGCCGCTGCTCGTTTGGTTCCGCGAAACGCGCCGCTGGGCTTTGCTGCTGATCGTGCTGTTTCATCTCAGCAATGAATACGCGATGTGCTTGTTTTTGTTCCACTGGATCATGCTCGTCGGCTGGTCTACATTCTTGACGAGTGCAGATTTTTCGGCCCTGTGGAACCTGCTCCCTCGCTCCGGTGGTTCGGCGCGAGCGAGAGTGTAG
- a CDS encoding PQQ-binding-like beta-propeller repeat protein — translation MKRYLILMAILFLCGESSSQGEDWPEWRGPTRDGVWRETGIVEKFSAAELPIKWRAKINAGYTGPTIAAGKVYLMDRIAERGNPRERIICFDEITGEEKWVVEYGCEYGRVGYPAGPRACVTIDGDKAYAIGATGRLHCLDADSGKLVWKRDLETEHKIAMPIWGVSASPVVEGDLLLMQIGGREGACIIAVNKQTGVDAWKALDDRGQYSTPLIVDQAGQRVAICWTGDSVTGLAVKTGEKLWSQPWKPRNMPIGVATPVKAGNEVFFTSFYDGSLLLKLDQERTAFEKLWHVVGRNEQDTDALHSIISTPVFENGYIYGVDSYGELRCLDAKTGDRVWENDSAVPRARWSTIHFVKNGDRFFLFNERGELIIAKLSPKGYEEISRAKMLEPTLDQLRQRGGVCWSHPGFANKHIFARNDKELVCASLATESVK, via the coding sequence ATGAAGCGATACCTGATTTTAATGGCGATCCTTTTTTTGTGTGGCGAGTCCTCCTCGCAGGGAGAAGATTGGCCCGAGTGGCGTGGTCCGACGCGCGATGGCGTGTGGCGAGAGACGGGCATCGTCGAAAAATTCTCTGCCGCGGAATTGCCGATTAAATGGCGGGCGAAGATCAACGCGGGCTATACCGGGCCGACGATCGCGGCGGGCAAAGTCTACTTGATGGACCGCATCGCCGAGCGTGGCAATCCGCGCGAACGGATTATTTGCTTCGATGAAATAACCGGTGAGGAGAAGTGGGTTGTCGAGTATGGCTGTGAATACGGCCGAGTGGGTTATCCCGCTGGTCCGCGGGCTTGCGTGACGATTGACGGCGACAAAGCCTACGCGATTGGCGCGACGGGCCGGTTGCATTGCCTCGATGCAGATTCAGGAAAGTTGGTTTGGAAGCGCGATCTCGAAACCGAACACAAAATCGCCATGCCGATTTGGGGCGTTTCGGCTTCGCCAGTGGTCGAAGGAGATTTGCTGCTCATGCAGATTGGTGGCCGGGAGGGTGCGTGCATCATCGCCGTGAACAAGCAAACCGGCGTCGATGCTTGGAAGGCGCTCGATGACCGCGGCCAATATTCCACACCACTTATCGTCGATCAGGCGGGCCAGCGCGTCGCCATTTGCTGGACAGGCGATAGTGTGACGGGACTCGCCGTGAAGACAGGCGAAAAGCTCTGGAGCCAGCCGTGGAAACCACGCAACATGCCGATCGGCGTGGCGACGCCGGTGAAGGCCGGGAATGAGGTTTTCTTCACGTCGTTTTACGACGGTTCGCTGCTGCTGAAGCTCGATCAGGAGCGAACCGCATTTGAAAAACTCTGGCACGTTGTCGGACGTAATGAGCAAGACACCGATGCGCTGCATTCGATCATCAGCACGCCTGTTTTCGAAAATGGTTACATCTACGGCGTGGATAGTTACGGTGAACTGCGCTGTCTCGATGCCAAAACCGGTGACCGCGTGTGGGAAAACGATTCCGCCGTGCCGCGAGCTCGCTGGAGCACGATTCACTTCGTGAAAAACGGCGATCGCTTCTTTCTCTTCAATGAGCGCGGCGAACTGATCATCGCGAAACTCTCGCCGAAGGGCTACGAAGAAATCAGCCGGGCGAAAATGCTGGAGCCAACGCTCGATCAACTTCGACAGCGTGGCGGCGTGTGCTGGTCGCATCCGGGGTTTGCGAATAAGCACATCTTTGCTCGCAATGACAAAGAACTGGTCTGCGCGAGCCTGGCGACAGAATCAGTGAAGTGA
- a CDS encoding creatininase family protein — MNWPAVAALPKSTPVVIPIAALEQHGHHMPVFTDSLLMGEVARRAEAELKDKVLFTPLMWLGNSEHHMDFPGTMTAAPRVYLDLLTNLIENMIAHGFQRILLINGHGGNHVPGQQVVFELRQKYRQRNDLLLLSATYWLLGGKPNEVDSSLEQNRMGHACEWETSMMLRIRPDLVGDLKQTARVEWGNPFEPGSRGWITKERTPTGHIGYPTNATAEKGETLFRVFTADVVSYINRMLAWDGFSWSG; from the coding sequence ATGAACTGGCCCGCGGTGGCCGCGCTGCCCAAGTCGACACCGGTTGTCATTCCCATCGCTGCACTCGAGCAGCATGGCCATCACATGCCAGTCTTTACCGACAGCCTGCTGATGGGCGAAGTCGCCCGCCGAGCCGAGGCCGAACTGAAAGACAAGGTCCTCTTCACGCCGCTGATGTGGCTAGGCAACAGCGAGCACCACATGGATTTTCCGGGGACGATGACGGCGGCGCCGCGGGTGTATCTCGACCTGCTGACGAACCTGATTGAGAACATGATCGCGCACGGCTTTCAGCGGATCCTGCTGATCAACGGCCACGGTGGCAATCACGTGCCGGGGCAGCAGGTGGTGTTTGAGCTGCGGCAAAAGTATCGGCAGCGGAACGATCTGCTGCTGTTATCGGCGACGTATTGGTTGCTCGGCGGCAAGCCGAATGAAGTCGATTCGTCGCTGGAACAAAACCGCATGGGTCACGCCTGTGAGTGGGAAACGTCGATGATGCTGCGGATCCGGCCGGACCTGGTCGGCGATCTGAAGCAGACCGCGCGCGTCGAGTGGGGCAATCCTTTTGAGCCCGGTAGCCGCGGCTGGATCACGAAAGAGCGCACGCCGACCGGGCACATCGGTTATCCGACCAACGCGACGGCGGAAAAAGGGGAGACGCTGTTTCGCGTCTTCACTGCCGATGTCGTGAGCTACATCAATCGCATGCTGGCGTGGGATGGCTTCTCATGGAGCGGCTGA
- a CDS encoding CPBP family intramembrane glutamic endopeptidase, with protein MLDPQPTAARYRAIALLFAMIYPTCLTWIYFTALKDSPGSWQQTAFSIGKLIQFGFPAFWIFVIERRQFSGHSFTTSGLGLALALGVFEIVAGLGLYFVVLKPAGIFAGPLQEMLLKLRGFGLDSFGAYIALGVGYSLVHSWMEEYYWRWFVFRELADKNFDNAKLPVRALVISSLAFAAHHVVVLAGYFEWSSPWTYILSAIVAIGGGLFAWIYWSSRSLYAAWLAHAFADAAIFLIGYDLVKASLH; from the coding sequence ATGCTCGACCCGCAGCCGACCGCCGCTCGCTATCGCGCCATCGCTCTCCTCTTCGCGATGATCTATCCCACGTGCCTGACGTGGATTTATTTCACCGCGCTCAAGGATTCACCAGGTTCCTGGCAACAGACAGCGTTCAGCATTGGCAAGCTGATTCAGTTCGGCTTTCCGGCGTTTTGGATTTTCGTCATCGAGCGCCGCCAGTTTTCTGGACACTCATTTACCACTAGCGGCCTGGGACTAGCGCTCGCGCTCGGCGTGTTCGAAATCGTCGCGGGACTTGGACTTTATTTCGTCGTGCTCAAACCGGCCGGTATCTTTGCCGGACCGCTGCAAGAGATGCTGCTGAAACTACGTGGCTTTGGGCTCGATTCATTCGGTGCCTACATCGCGCTAGGCGTTGGCTATTCGCTGGTTCATTCTTGGATGGAGGAATACTACTGGCGGTGGTTTGTGTTTCGAGAATTGGCCGACAAAAACTTCGATAACGCAAAACTGCCGGTTCGCGCGCTCGTCATTTCGAGCCTCGCTTTTGCGGCCCACCATGTCGTTGTTCTCGCCGGTTATTTCGAATGGAGTTCGCCCTGGACCTACATCCTTTCGGCGATTGTCGCCATCGGCGGCGGGCTCTTTGCTTGGATCTACTGGAGTAGCCGTTCGCTGTACGCCGCCTGGCTTGCGCATGCGTTTGCCGATGCGGCGATCTTTCTCATTGGGTATGACCTGGTGAAAGCGTCACTTCACTGA
- a CDS encoding purine-nucleoside phosphorylase: MEPAPSLRWFGASESVVVTLRVAHHHAERDDDKASQRKNMNATNPPREQMLAEALAAVRSRWSCTPQVAIVLGTGLGDLADEITAEQIIPYREIPHLPHSTALAHKGNLICGTLQGVPVVAMQGRCHLYEGYDVEQATLGVRVMNGLGAKTLIVSNAAGGVNPQFAVGDVMLIEDHIQLMFLPGLAKFQPGQTDRMPRVSARLYDLELIEVGLQAARAGGFVCQRGVYVAVTGPSYETRAEYRMFRKLGDVVGMSTVPEVLVAAECGMRVFGISTVTNIAKPDSPANEEVDAEHVVKVAQHVQPKVRALVRGVLETFQ, encoded by the coding sequence GTGGAACCTGCTCCCTCGCTCCGGTGGTTCGGCGCGAGCGAGAGTGTAGTCGTCACGCTCCGCGTGGCGCATCACCACGCGGAGCGTGATGACGACAAAGCCAGCCAGCGAAAGAACATGAACGCAACCAACCCACCACGCGAGCAAATGCTCGCCGAAGCCCTCGCCGCCGTCCGGTCTCGCTGGAGTTGCACGCCGCAGGTCGCCATCGTCCTCGGCACCGGCTTGGGCGATCTAGCCGATGAGATTACGGCGGAACAAATCATCCCATACCGCGAAATCCCGCACCTGCCGCATTCGACCGCGCTCGCGCACAAAGGTAACCTCATTTGCGGAACGCTGCAGGGAGTCCCCGTCGTGGCCATGCAAGGGCGTTGCCATTTGTACGAAGGCTACGACGTCGAGCAAGCGACGCTCGGCGTGCGCGTGATGAACGGCCTGGGCGCAAAGACGCTGATCGTGTCGAACGCGGCCGGCGGTGTGAATCCGCAGTTCGCCGTCGGCGATGTGATGCTGATTGAGGATCACATTCAACTGATGTTCCTGCCGGGGCTCGCTAAATTTCAACCCGGACAAACCGATCGCATGCCGCGAGTTTCGGCTCGGCTGTATGATCTCGAATTGATCGAGGTCGGCTTGCAAGCTGCCCGCGCCGGCGGCTTTGTGTGTCAGCGAGGCGTGTACGTTGCCGTAACCGGCCCGAGTTATGAAACGCGGGCCGAATATCGGATGTTCCGCAAACTGGGTGATGTCGTCGGCATGTCGACCGTGCCGGAAGTCCTCGTCGCCGCCGAATGCGGCATGCGGGTCTTCGGCATCAGCACGGTTACGAATATCGCAAAGCCTGATTCACCCGCGAATGAAGAAGTCGATGCCGAACACGTTGTGAAAGTTGCGCAGCATGTGCAACCGAAAGTGCGGGCGCTGGTTCGGGGGGTGCTGGAGACGTTCCAATAG